A single Vicinamibacterales bacterium DNA region contains:
- a CDS encoding cupin domain-containing protein, translating to MVTIVAMVTGGLCTAVSRADQSAAVRRSDATVRPLLMEKDEGELRTRRIHTDGSSPASSQFMLKVSPKNNGSRDLVAGTELLAPGATLPKHRHLIQDEILLIQSGTAHVWLGEEERDLHAGGLVFIPANTWISGKNIGTEPIALTFVFSAPGFEETMRCNSVPAGETPTPITPEEQVACAHLGHSESAARPANSKK from the coding sequence GTGGTGACAATCGTCGCGATGGTGACGGGCGGGCTGTGCACGGCGGTGTCCCGAGCCGATCAATCCGCTGCGGTTCGACGTTCAGACGCAACGGTCCGCCCACTCCTGATGGAAAAAGACGAGGGAGAGCTGCGGACTCGCCGCATTCACACGGACGGCAGTTCCCCGGCGTCCTCCCAATTCATGCTGAAGGTGAGCCCGAAGAACAATGGCTCCCGGGATCTCGTAGCCGGGACTGAACTGCTGGCCCCGGGAGCGACATTACCCAAACACAGGCACCTGATTCAGGATGAAATCCTGCTGATCCAGAGCGGAACGGCACACGTGTGGCTCGGAGAAGAGGAGCGCGATCTCCATGCGGGAGGGCTGGTTTTTATCCCGGCCAATACGTGGATCAGCGGCAAGAACATCGGCACTGAACCGATCGCCCTGACGTTCGTCTTCTCGGCACCGGGGTTCGAGGAGACGATGAGATGTAACTCCGTGCCCGCCGGTGAGACACCGACCCCAATCACCCCGGAGGAGCAGGTGGCCTGCGCCCACCTCGGGCACTCCGAGAGCGCGGCCCGGCCAGCCAATTCGAAGAAGTGA